The Pseudomonas rhizosphaerae genomic sequence AATGGGGCCTGCCGGCTCACCTGGTGTAGTCCCGTTCCCACAGGGCGGAATTCACCTGTGACCGTACCTGTGGGAGCGGTCATCGGCCGCGAAAGCCGCACCGCGATCTGCCTGATACACCGCATTACTCCCTCGCGGCCACAGACCGCTCCCACATATGCACGACCAATGCGCGGCTGTAGAGCAGTGCGGTCCGGAAAGCTCTCTCAAACCTCCAACAACGCCCCTAACTCCCGCTCCAGCTCCTCGGGGTCGCCCAGGTTGAGCTCTATCAACCGCCGCAGGTGGCTGATCGAATCCAGGCCGATATGGGTGCACACGAAACCCAGCTGCCCATGGTCGTCATGGGCCAGCTTGACCTCCATCACCACATCTTCCTGCGGCCCCAGCTTCACATCCACATTGAACGGCTTGCCAGCATCGCCCAGCCAGGGCGACGGCTTTTCGATCAGCAGTCCCTTCAGCGACAGGTCGAGCAGCTTCACCTGCCAGCGCTCGGTGCCCTGGCGCAATTCGGTCTTGGCGTCGAAAGCGATGCGCTTGAAACGTCGGCGTTCGGTAGGGGTTTGCGTCATGGTCGGGTCCTCGAGTTTTGCTGGACTATAGCGCAGTGGCTCGGAGCCAGCAGCAAACCTCTGCGAACCTTGCGCTATGCGCCGCTCTAGACCAACGTGGGGATGGCCATCGGACAAAAAATCGCTAGACTCGGTAAGGCTGACACTCATCCACTGAGCTGGAAACAATAATATGAAAAACAATAGCAGTGCGTTCCGCCACGTTCCGTGGCTGATCGTGGCGATCATTGGTGCCTGTGCCCTGGGCGTCGTTGCACTTCGTCGCGGTGAAGCAATCAACGCGTTATGGATCGTCGTCGCGGCCGTGGCCATCTACCTGGTCGCCTACCGCTACTACAGCCTGTTCATCGCCAACCACGTCATGCAGCTCGACCCGCGCCGCGCCACGCCCGCGGTGCTCAACAACGACGGTCTGGACTACGTCCCGACCAACAAGCACATCCTCTTCGGTCACCACTTTGCCGCCATCGCCGGTGCAGGCCCTCTGGTCGGCCCGGTACTCGCCGCGCAGATGGGCTATCTGCCCGGCACGCTGTGGCTGATCGCCGGCGTGGTGCTGGCCGGCGCCGTGCAGGACTTCATGGTGCTGTTCCTCTCCACCCGCCGCAACGGCCGCTCGCTGGGCGACATGGTGCGCGAGGAAATGGGCCGCATTCCCGGCACCATTGCCCTGTTCGGTTGCTTCCTGATCATGATCATCATCCTCGCCGTGCTGGCGCTGATCGTGGTCAAGGCGCTCGCCGAAAGTCCGTGGGGCATCTTCACGGTCATGGCCACCATTCCCATCGCGATGTTCATGGGCGTGTACATGCGCTACATCCGCCCGGGCCGCATTGGTGAAATCTCCATCATCGGCGTGGCCTTGCTGCTGCTGTCGATCTACCTGGGTGGGCAGGTTGCCGCCGATCCGGTCTGGGCCAAGGCCTTCACCTTCACCGGTGTGCAGATCGTCTGGATGC encodes the following:
- a CDS encoding PilZ domain-containing protein is translated as MTQTPTERRRFKRIAFDAKTELRQGTERWQVKLLDLSLKGLLIEKPSPWLGDAGKPFNVDVKLGPQEDVVMEVKLAHDDHGQLGFVCTHIGLDSISHLRRLIELNLGDPEELERELGALLEV